In the Gorilla gorilla gorilla isolate KB3781 chromosome 10, NHGRI_mGorGor1-v2.1_pri, whole genome shotgun sequence genome, one interval contains:
- the LOC109029034 gene encoding LOW QUALITY PROTEIN: keratin, type II cuticular Hb1-like (The sequence of the model RefSeq protein was modified relative to this genomic sequence to represent the inferred CDS: inserted 1 base in 1 codon) gives MSCLYSRLSAPCGVRAFSCISACGPRPGRCCITAAPYRGVSCYRGLTGGFGSHSVCGGFRAGSCGRSFGYRSGGVCGPSPPCITTVSVNESLLMPLNLEIDPNAQCVKQEEKEQIKSLNSRFAAFIDKVRFLEQQNKLLESXQFFQNRECCESNLEPLFEGYITTQRREAECLEADSGRLASGLNHVQEVLEGYKKKYEEEVALRATAENEFVALKKDVDCAYLRKSDLEANVEALTQEIDFLRRLYEEEIRILQSHISDTSVVVKMDNSRDLNMHCVVTEIKAQYDDIATRSRAEAESWYRSKCEEMKATVIRHGETLRRTKEEINELNRMIQRLKAEVENAKGQNSKLEAAVAQSEQQGEAALSDARCKLVELEGTLQKAKQDMACLIREYQEVMNSKLGLDIEIATYTRLLEGEEQRLCEGVGAVNVCVSSSRGGVLCGDLCVSGSRPVTGSVCSAPCSGNVAVSTGLCAPCGQSCRSGRSVRFA, from the exons ATGTCCTGCCTCTACTCCCGCCTCAGCGCCCCCTGCGGGGTCCGCGCCTTCAGCTGCATCTCGGCCTGCGGGCCCCGGCCCGGCCGCTGCTGCATCACCGCCGCCCCCTACCGCGGCGTCTCCTGCTACCGCGGCCTCACCGGAGGCTTCGGCAGCCACAGCGTGTGCGGGGGCTTCCGCGCCGGCTCCTGCGGACGCAGCTTCGGCTACCGCTCCGGGGGCGTGTGCGGACCCAGCCCCCCATGCATCACCACAGTGTCGGTCAACGAGAGCCTCCTCATGCCCCTCAACCTGGAGATCGACCCCAACGCACAGTGCGTgaagcaggaggagaaggagcagatCAAGTCCCTCAACAGCAGGTTCGCGGCCTTCATCGACAAG GTGCGCTTCCTGGAGCAGCAGAACAAGCTGCTGGAGA TGCAGTTCTTCCAGAACCGTGAGTGCTGTGAGAGCAACCTGGAGCCTCTGTTTGAGGGCTACATTACAACTCAGCGACGGGAGGCCGAGTGCTTGGAAGCCGACAGTGGGAGGCTGGCCTCAGGGCTCAACCATGTGCAGGAGGTGCTGGAGGGTTACAAGAAGAA GTATGAAGAAGAGGTGGCACTAAGGGCCACTGCTGAGAATGAATTTGTGGCCTTGAAGAAG GATGTGGACTGTGCCTACCTGCGCAAATCAGACCTAGAGGCCAACGTGGAGGCCCTGACCCAGGAGATCGACTTCCTGAGGCGGCTATATGAGGAG GAGATCCGCATTCTCCAGTCGCACATCTCAGACACCTCAGTGGTCGTCAAGATGGACAACAGTCGGGACCTGAATATGCACTGCGTCGTCACTGAGATCAAAGCTCAGTACGACGACATTGCCACCCGCAGCCGGGCCGAGGCCGAGTCCTGGTACCGCAGCAAG TGTGAGGAGATGAAGGCCACGGTGATCAGGCACGGGGAGACCCTGCGCCGCACCAAGGAGGAGATCAACGAGCTGAACCGCATGATCCAGAGGCTGAAAGCCGAGGTGGAGAACGCCAAGGGCCAG AACTCCAAGCTGGAGGCCGCGGTGGCCCAGTCTGAGCAGCAGGGTGAGGCGGCCCTCAGTGATGCCCGCTGCAAGCTGGTCGAGCTGGAGGGCACCCTGCAGAAGGCCAAGCAGGACATGGCCTGCCTGATCAGGGAGTACCAGGAGGTGATGAACTCCAAGCTGGGCCTGGACATTGAGATCGCCACCTACACGCGCCTGCTGGAGGGCGAGGAGCAGAG GTTGTGTGAGGGCGTTGGTGCTGTAAATGTCT GTGTCAGCAGCTCCCGCGGCGGGGTCTTATGCGGGGACCTGTGCGTGTCGGGCTCCCGGCCGGTGACGGGCAGCGTCTGCAGTGCCCCCTGCAGCGGGAACGTGGCGGTGAGCACCGGCCTGTGTGCGCCCTGCGGCCAGAGCTGCCGCAGCGGCCGCTCCGTGCGCTTCGCCTGA